In Maridesulfovibrio sp., a single genomic region encodes these proteins:
- a CDS encoding sigma-54-dependent Fis family transcriptional regulator produces the protein MTLSINEYKALSQELDPEKLQKKMLTLLLQLQNVERGSLWLAKDGMYECVESLGNKSESVKGLKLSPDENSIVGWVIKNGRMTIAESGDARHHSVIEENFKVKSRLILCFPLLLKGKDVYGAVQVIDTSAAGDRLNLDPDYLTMLQDLVDLGAITLSNSLEFQRQQHRYAQLSRALSSMRGKRNIVGRSPSINKALKLVNNYGATSYPVILYGESGTGKELFAEEIHAQSSRADKPFLTQNCSAIPENLLESELFGYVKGAFTGAGANKSGLFEAADGGTVFLDEIGDMDINLQAKLLRVLQENEIKPLGGTWAKKIDVRIISATNRNLEEDVRSGRFREDLYYRLNVLPLKLPALRERGDDVALLTDYFLNREALHSHMLPKKMDSASMEAMRRYTWPGNIRELENTIKQFQAMVPGDTVRITDLPSHIVQPGSDAVPAEPEKRKRHPAVQSEPPALFSPDGLTDLSWQEMERVYVMALLDKFRWNVSRAARAAGLNRSTFDSRMKKLGISKSAL, from the coding sequence ATGACCTTGTCAATCAATGAATATAAAGCCCTCTCGCAGGAACTCGATCCAGAAAAGCTGCAGAAAAAAATGCTGACCTTGCTGCTGCAGTTGCAGAATGTGGAAAGGGGGTCCCTATGGCTTGCGAAGGACGGCATGTACGAATGTGTCGAATCGCTTGGAAATAAGAGTGAAAGCGTCAAGGGACTGAAACTTTCCCCGGATGAGAACAGCATTGTCGGCTGGGTGATCAAGAACGGCAGGATGACCATCGCTGAGTCCGGTGATGCCCGGCATCACAGTGTAATAGAGGAAAATTTCAAGGTTAAGAGCCGCTTGATTCTTTGTTTTCCCCTGCTGCTGAAGGGCAAGGATGTGTACGGGGCTGTGCAGGTTATTGATACAAGCGCGGCCGGAGATCGGCTGAACCTTGACCCCGATTATCTGACCATGCTTCAGGACCTCGTAGATCTTGGTGCGATTACCCTCAGCAACTCTCTGGAGTTTCAGCGGCAGCAGCACAGGTATGCCCAGCTCAGCCGGGCCCTCAGTTCCATGCGGGGCAAGAGAAATATTGTCGGCAGGAGTCCTTCGATAAACAAGGCTCTCAAGCTGGTTAACAACTACGGGGCAACCAGCTACCCCGTTATTCTCTACGGCGAGTCCGGGACCGGTAAGGAACTGTTTGCCGAGGAGATTCATGCCCAGAGTTCCAGAGCGGATAAGCCTTTTCTGACCCAGAACTGCAGTGCCATTCCGGAAAATCTGCTTGAAAGTGAGCTTTTCGGATATGTAAAAGGCGCATTTACCGGAGCCGGGGCCAATAAATCAGGGTTGTTTGAAGCGGCAGACGGGGGAACCGTATTTCTGGATGAAATAGGTGACATGGATATAAATCTGCAGGCCAAGCTCTTGCGTGTGCTGCAGGAAAACGAGATTAAGCCGCTGGGCGGAACATGGGCAAAAAAGATAGACGTACGCATTATTTCCGCTACCAACCGTAATCTGGAGGAGGATGTGCGGTCCGGGAGGTTCAGGGAGGACCTGTATTACCGGCTGAATGTCCTTCCTCTCAAGCTCCCGGCCCTGCGTGAAAGAGGCGATGATGTGGCTCTGCTTACGGATTATTTTCTCAACCGGGAGGCGTTGCACAGCCACATGCTGCCCAAAAAAATGGACAGCGCTTCCATGGAGGCAATGCGCCGCTATACCTGGCCCGGTAATATCCGGGAACTGGAAAATACCATCAAGCAGTTTCAGGCCATGGTTCCGGGAGATACTGTCCGCATCACCGATCTTCCTTCCCACATAGTGCAGCCGGGCTCGGATGCTGTGCCGGCAGAGCCTGAAAAAAGAAAGAGGCATCCAGCAGTTCAATCAGAGCCGCCGGCTCTTTTCAGTCCGGATGGGCTGACCGATCTTTCCTGGCAGGAAATGGAGCGTGTCTATGTTATGGCTCTGCTCGACAAGTTCCGCTGGAACGTAAGCCGTGCTGCACGCGCAGCGGGTCTCAACCGGTCCACTTTCGATTCGCGCATGAAAAAACTGGGAATCAGCAAATCCGCCTTATGA
- a CDS encoding hydantoinase/oxoprolinase family protein — translation MLLLGIDVGGTHTDAVALGPGGIEAQVKVPTDHDNLLSSIRTALGEIVRNADPARIKQLNLSTTLSTNSIVEGNFEDVGVIVSAGPGLDPHSFMVCKDFHVIPGSLDHRGSETKRLDNLALEEAIASCRKSGIKVYAAVTKFSPRNPSHEKAIELAVGDNADFITLGHQLTGRLNFPRRISTAFYNCAVWRVFNSFADAITATLDEMGLGHIKVNILKADGGTMPLPLSRQVPVQSIFSGPAASVMGIIALCNITHDSIIFDIGGTTTDIAVFAGGSPLIEQEGIDIGSHPTLVRALKVHSIGIGGDSAISVVDGVVRTGPNRLGPSIAFGGEIPTLTDALIWKGSCDCGNINGSKSGFAGFAAAKGLEPDDLAERAIAYAVDRIHSSTRTLVEEINRQPVYTIHELLENRRIVPRKVYIMGGPAKSLKMDIFRKFRLSTEVPENYDVANAIGAALTRTTTELELFADTERGLMFIPSLGHRENIPRNYNLEDARRDAMNHLLAHLGEMHVAADGSNAQVTSSSSFNMVNGVSTVGRNIRVKCQIKPGVVRTYS, via the coding sequence ATGCTCCTTCTCGGAATCGACGTGGGCGGCACCCACACTGATGCTGTGGCCTTGGGTCCCGGCGGGATTGAGGCTCAGGTCAAGGTCCCCACCGACCATGACAACCTGCTTTCTTCCATCAGAACCGCTCTTGGCGAGATTGTGCGCAACGCCGACCCGGCGCGTATAAAACAACTTAATCTGAGTACCACTCTGTCCACAAACTCGATTGTCGAGGGCAATTTTGAGGATGTGGGTGTCATTGTTTCCGCCGGTCCCGGACTGGATCCCCATTCGTTTATGGTCTGCAAGGATTTTCATGTAATTCCAGGTTCACTGGATCACCGGGGATCGGAAACAAAACGGCTCGACAATCTGGCTCTGGAAGAGGCGATTGCCTCCTGCCGCAAATCCGGGATCAAAGTCTATGCGGCGGTGACCAAGTTCTCGCCCCGCAACCCTTCCCACGAAAAGGCCATTGAACTGGCTGTCGGTGATAATGCGGATTTCATCACTCTGGGACACCAACTGACCGGACGCCTTAATTTTCCGCGGCGCATTTCCACCGCCTTTTACAACTGCGCGGTCTGGAGAGTTTTCAACTCCTTTGCCGATGCCATAACCGCAACTCTGGATGAAATGGGGCTGGGGCATATCAAGGTGAATATTCTGAAGGCCGATGGCGGAACCATGCCGCTGCCCCTTTCCCGGCAGGTTCCGGTTCAGTCGATATTTTCCGGTCCTGCGGCCAGCGTCATGGGGATTATCGCGCTTTGCAACATTACCCATGATTCCATAATTTTCGATATCGGCGGTACAACAACGGATATAGCCGTCTTTGCAGGCGGCAGCCCCCTGATAGAACAGGAGGGCATAGACATCGGTTCTCACCCGACACTGGTCCGTGCTCTCAAGGTCCATTCCATAGGAATAGGAGGGGATTCGGCTATCTCCGTGGTTGACGGAGTTGTCCGCACCGGTCCCAACAGACTGGGGCCCTCCATTGCCTTCGGGGGAGAGATTCCCACCCTTACCGATGCGCTTATCTGGAAAGGTTCATGCGATTGCGGAAACATCAACGGCTCAAAGAGCGGTTTTGCCGGATTTGCGGCAGCCAAGGGTCTGGAACCTGATGATCTGGCCGAACGGGCAATAGCCTATGCCGTGGACAGGATTCATTCCTCCACCAGAACACTGGTCGAAGAGATAAACCGTCAGCCCGTGTACACAATTCACGAGCTTCTTGAAAACAGGCGGATAGTTCCACGCAAGGTCTACATCATGGGCGGTCCCGCCAAGTCCTTGAAGATGGATATCTTCCGTAAATTCCGCCTTTCCACCGAAGTCCCTGAAAATTACGATGTGGCCAACGCCATCGGTGCGGCACTGACCAGAACAACAACAGAGCTTGAGCTCTTCGCCGATACCGAGCGCGGACTCATGTTCATCCCCTCTCTCGGACACAGGGAGAATATCCCCCGCAACTACAATCTGGAAGATGCCCGCAGGGACGCCATGAACCATCTGCTGGCCCATCTGGGAGAAATGCATGTGGCGGCGGACGGTTCGAATGCGCAGGTCACCTCTTCATCCTCATTCAATATGGTCAACGGGGTAAGCACTGTAGGGCGTAATATCAGGGTCAAGTGCCAGATCAAACCCGGCGTTGTCCGGACATATTCATAA
- a CDS encoding histone deacetylase, which yields MLKADNRLGIIFFPAFDWAISPTHPEREERLLYTQDQLREEGLFDIEGIREYKPEVASTEDIERVHFCFPEAEAVATRSHFISAGGAIKAGELVMSGECDRAFALVRPPGHHAMKTVQGSRGFCAINIEAIMCEYIREKYGHKRIAIVDTDCHHGDGTQDVYWHDPDTLFISMHQDGRTLYPGTGFPREAGGPKALGRTINIPLPPGTSDAGFMLVMENIVMPILEDFKPDIIINSAGQDNHFTDPITNMNFSAQGYAALNSLLKPDIAVLEGGYAIQGALPYVNLGISLAMAGIDYSHVREPGFNPDALRESDEIMNYIARLCDGIRDVYFHPPAESCEGVVSGNWSVRHRNIFYDTEGITESQTQSLLLCDNCRGLLKVETQRENGPMGFGVEIPHDACEKCRNTGYSLLEEAQVKSRYRYMQMINRKDKDYLRYGF from the coding sequence ATGCTCAAGGCTGATAACAGACTGGGAATCATTTTCTTCCCCGCCTTCGACTGGGCAATTTCACCTACCCATCCCGAAAGGGAAGAGCGGCTGCTCTATACTCAGGACCAACTGCGCGAAGAAGGTTTGTTCGATATTGAGGGCATTCGCGAATATAAACCGGAAGTGGCTTCCACCGAGGATATTGAACGGGTGCATTTCTGTTTTCCGGAGGCCGAGGCCGTGGCCACCCGTTCCCATTTTATCTCCGCAGGCGGAGCCATCAAGGCCGGAGAACTGGTCATGAGCGGCGAGTGTGACCGGGCCTTTGCGCTGGTGCGTCCGCCGGGGCATCACGCCATGAAAACCGTGCAGGGATCACGGGGGTTCTGCGCGATCAATATTGAAGCGATCATGTGCGAGTACATCCGCGAAAAGTACGGTCACAAGCGGATTGCCATTGTCGATACCGACTGTCACCATGGGGACGGCACTCAGGACGTCTACTGGCATGATCCCGATACCCTGTTCATCTCCATGCATCAGGACGGGCGGACCCTTTATCCCGGAACCGGATTCCCGAGGGAAGCCGGAGGTCCGAAAGCTCTGGGGCGCACGATAAACATACCTCTGCCGCCGGGAACTTCCGACGCCGGTTTCATGCTGGTCATGGAAAACATAGTCATGCCCATACTGGAGGATTTCAAGCCGGATATCATCATCAACTCCGCCGGGCAGGACAACCATTTCACCGATCCGATCACGAACATGAATTTTTCGGCTCAGGGTTACGCGGCGCTGAACTCCCTGCTCAAGCCCGATATTGCAGTGCTTGAGGGCGGCTATGCCATTCAGGGGGCACTGCCGTACGTGAACCTGGGCATAAGTTTGGCAATGGCCGGCATAGATTATTCGCATGTGCGCGAGCCCGGCTTCAATCCCGATGCTCTGCGTGAGTCCGATGAAATAATGAATTACATAGCCAGACTCTGCGACGGTATCAGGGATGTTTATTTTCATCCTCCTGCCGAGAGTTGCGAGGGCGTTGTCAGTGGGAACTGGTCGGTACGGCATCGGAATATTTTTTATGATACCGAAGGAATAACTGAATCCCAGACCCAGTCTCTGCTTCTGTGCGACAACTGCCGGGGACTGTTGAAGGTGGAAACGCAGCGGGAAAACGGGCCCATGGGGTTCGGTGTGGAAATCCCGCACGATGCCTGCGAAAAATGCCGGAATACAGGTTATTCTCTCCTTGAGGAGGCGCAGGTCAAGAGCCGTTACCGCTACATGCAGATGATCAACCGCAAGGACAAGGACTACCTGCGTTACGGGTTCTGA
- a CDS encoding methyl-accepting chemotaxis protein yields the protein MTGNDAQILRPVAGVYFGMLAIAGAACVLFLYTSGGAEVSGWKLTAILFSFFAILGAALLYMLQKIIACPVKCVADLSDRLLNGTYSEMDRCSSYALGGLIESVNRLGDEFKKNLGFNRSILEGLPIGCCIVDISEKITFLNQECMDMIGSPKSPEAYYGRTLSQLFYNDDRKALIGYCMEENRRETNREAIFKHTDGSDINVLANLFPLHDIEGNVIGGCCLYIITTELKKREAQITNQNERISAAAEKADEVVNELSEAAARLHEMVGEARSGAVVQNEQTVQTAAAIEQMNATVLEVARNAQEAAGDADKSKKKAEDGARIVGEAIEAINVVAGQAKTLKESMEDLDSRSKEIGNVLGVIEDIADQTNLLALNAAIEAARAGEAGRGFAVVADEVRKLAEKTVQATAEVHKAVSGIQDGAKANVRATEEAVRAVTRSTELAGNSGNALSEIVTMSESTADRIRHIATAAEQQASASEQINQSAVEVSRISGKTEKAMLRSTEVIGNLSNLAGELSGIISDMQ from the coding sequence ATGACTGGGAACGATGCGCAAATTTTAAGGCCGGTTGCCGGAGTTTATTTCGGCATGCTGGCGATCGCGGGGGCAGCCTGCGTCCTTTTTCTGTATACTTCCGGAGGAGCAGAAGTTTCTGGCTGGAAGCTTACCGCTATTCTTTTTTCCTTTTTTGCAATTCTCGGCGCGGCGTTGCTGTACATGCTGCAAAAAATTATCGCGTGCCCGGTCAAATGCGTTGCCGATCTGTCAGACCGACTCCTTAACGGCACTTACTCCGAAATGGACCGCTGCTCCTCCTACGCCCTTGGCGGATTGATCGAGTCCGTCAACCGACTCGGCGATGAGTTCAAAAAAAATCTCGGTTTCAACAGAAGCATACTCGAAGGGTTGCCCATAGGCTGCTGTATTGTCGACATCAGTGAAAAGATCACCTTTCTAAATCAGGAATGCATGGATATGATCGGATCCCCGAAATCTCCTGAAGCATACTATGGGCGCACGCTTTCTCAACTTTTTTACAATGATGACCGAAAGGCCCTCATTGGATACTGCATGGAGGAAAACCGCAGGGAAACCAACCGTGAGGCAATATTCAAACATACCGACGGCAGCGACATAAACGTACTTGCGAACCTCTTCCCTCTTCATGACATTGAAGGAAACGTTATCGGCGGTTGCTGTCTCTATATTATCACCACCGAACTCAAAAAACGGGAAGCCCAGATTACCAATCAGAATGAAAGGATTTCCGCAGCAGCCGAAAAAGCCGATGAAGTGGTCAACGAGCTCAGCGAGGCTGCAGCCCGACTGCACGAAATGGTCGGTGAAGCCCGCAGCGGCGCGGTTGTTCAGAACGAACAGACAGTCCAGACCGCAGCAGCCATAGAACAAATGAACGCGACCGTCCTTGAAGTCGCCCGCAATGCACAGGAAGCAGCCGGAGACGCTGATAAATCCAAGAAAAAGGCTGAAGACGGGGCCAGAATTGTCGGAGAGGCCATTGAAGCCATCAACGTTGTGGCCGGACAGGCAAAGACACTGAAAGAATCCATGGAAGATCTGGACAGCAGATCCAAGGAAATAGGTAACGTACTCGGCGTAATCGAAGATATTGCCGACCAGACCAACCTGCTGGCACTCAATGCCGCAATCGAGGCTGCCCGAGCCGGAGAAGCAGGACGCGGATTTGCCGTTGTCGCGGACGAGGTGCGCAAACTGGCCGAAAAGACGGTACAGGCGACAGCGGAGGTTCACAAAGCAGTTTCAGGAATTCAGGACGGGGCGAAGGCAAACGTAAGAGCAACAGAAGAAGCTGTCCGGGCCGTAACAAGAAGTACGGAGTTGGCAGGCAATTCCGGCAACGCGCTCAGTGAAATCGTCACTATGTCCGAGTCAACGGCAGACCGTATCCGCCATATTGCCACTGCCGCAGAACAGCAGGCTTCCGCTAGTGAACAGATCAACCAGTCGGCCGTAGAGGTCAGCCGGATTTCCGGAAAAACGGAAAAAGCCATGCTTCGCTCAACGGAAGTCATCGGAAATCTTTCAAACCTGGCCGGAGAGCTCTCCGGCATAATATCCGACATGCAGTAG
- a CDS encoding 4-hydroxybenzoate octaprenyltransferase yields the protein MPTILRKYFRLLIHNTELVCRMIKIEHSIFALPFAYMGLFLAAGGWPGWKPFALLTVGMVAVRSFAMAVNRLFDINIDSENPRTRTRPLVTGELSPLFTFCFIVVCGIIFVLACKGMNELCYKLSFFALFWSAFYSLAKRFTMICHFILGSVLGLAPVAGWLCVAPEFSMTALLFFCGVLFWVAGFDILYATQDRKFDREHELNSIPANLGLQKSLSISTFSHVNTVIFFLLAGLSAGLGWIYFSTIAIIGAILILEHQVISAEDMSKVNMAFFTLNGVISVLVFVGTLADILL from the coding sequence GTGCCGACAATTTTGCGCAAGTATTTCAGGTTGCTTATCCATAATACGGAACTGGTCTGCCGCATGATCAAAATCGAACATTCAATCTTTGCGCTGCCGTTTGCCTACATGGGGCTCTTTCTGGCTGCCGGGGGTTGGCCCGGCTGGAAACCTTTCGCCCTGCTGACAGTGGGCATGGTCGCTGTGCGATCTTTTGCCATGGCAGTAAACCGGCTTTTCGACATCAATATAGACAGCGAAAACCCACGGACCAGAACCCGTCCGCTGGTGACCGGAGAACTCAGTCCTCTGTTCACTTTCTGCTTTATTGTAGTCTGCGGGATAATTTTTGTTCTGGCGTGCAAGGGCATGAATGAACTCTGCTACAAGCTTTCCTTCTTCGCCCTGTTCTGGTCGGCATTCTACTCGCTGGCAAAACGGTTCACCATGATCTGTCACTTTATTCTCGGCTCTGTACTCGGACTTGCACCGGTTGCAGGCTGGCTGTGCGTGGCCCCGGAATTTTCCATGACCGCACTGCTTTTCTTCTGCGGGGTGCTTTTCTGGGTTGCCGGGTTTGACATTCTCTATGCAACTCAGGACCGCAAATTCGACCGGGAACATGAACTGAATTCAATCCCTGCCAATCTGGGGCTGCAGAAATCTCTAAGCATTTCCACCTTCAGCCACGTAAACACCGTGATATTCTTCCTGCTTGCAGGCCTTTCCGCCGGGCTGGGCTGGATATATTTCAGCACCATCGCAATCATCGGAGCAATCCTGATTCTGGAGCATCAGGTCATTTCAGCCGAGGACATGAGCAAGGTAAACATGGCATTTTTTACCTTGAACGGAGTTATTTCCGTTCTTGTCTTCGTAGGGACACTGGCAGACATCCTGCTCTAA
- a CDS encoding DMT family transporter: MRSFFISMAFMFGALAPTQAGVNMRLRGFVGDPVLAALISFAVGTLVLLGYAIAMRIPVPEASTVFKGPWWMWTGGFMGAFFVAAAVIVAPILGAGTMMCWMVAGQMVASILLDHYGLIGYAVREATPGRIAGAALVVIGAVLIEKF, encoded by the coding sequence ATGCGTTCTTTTTTTATTTCAATGGCATTCATGTTCGGGGCTCTTGCACCCACGCAGGCGGGGGTGAACATGCGCTTACGCGGCTTTGTAGGCGACCCCGTTCTTGCCGCGCTGATTTCATTTGCTGTGGGCACACTGGTCCTGCTTGGATATGCGATAGCTATGCGCATCCCGGTACCGGAAGCTTCCACCGTGTTCAAAGGCCCCTGGTGGATGTGGACCGGAGGATTCATGGGAGCCTTTTTCGTGGCCGCGGCAGTAATAGTGGCTCCTATTCTCGGAGCGGGCACCATGATGTGCTGGATGGTGGCCGGACAGATGGTGGCTTCCATTCTGCTGGACCACTACGGACTCATAGGTTATGCCGTGCGGGAGGCTACTCCGGGCCGCATAGCCGGGGCGGCACTGGTCGTGATCGGCGCAGTGCTTATCGAAAAATTCTAG
- a CDS encoding metal ABC transporter solute-binding protein, Zn/Mn family, whose protein sequence is MKVIRIIPIFLVLTVMLAGRGYADPLQITVSIVPQKYFVEKIGADLVQVNVMVRPGSSPATYEPQPRQMAQLSRAEIYYAIGVPFERAWLPRFKGANADLNIVDLSREVVRVPMQDHVHHSGEPKHVPMDKGEHHDNFIADPHIWLSPPLVRVMAMKIRDTLIEKDPVHESLYRNNYIKFAAEIDSLDTELLKLFSDAPRGAGFMVYHPSWGYFARSYGLRQIPIEIEGKEPSPKEMGELIEIARKNSVSAIFIQPQFSRKSAEAIASSIGAAVLVADPLAEDWAENLRNAAAAFHKNAG, encoded by the coding sequence ATGAAAGTCATACGCATAATTCCGATTTTTCTGGTTCTCACTGTAATGCTCGCAGGCAGAGGATACGCCGATCCCTTGCAGATCACGGTATCCATTGTTCCCCAGAAATATTTCGTTGAAAAAATAGGGGCAGACCTTGTGCAGGTAAACGTGATGGTCCGGCCTGGAAGCAGTCCGGCGACCTATGAACCGCAACCCCGGCAGATGGCACAACTCAGCAGGGCGGAAATCTATTACGCCATCGGTGTTCCATTTGAACGGGCCTGGCTACCGCGATTCAAAGGGGCCAATGCGGACCTGAATATTGTGGACCTCAGCAGAGAGGTGGTCCGTGTGCCCATGCAGGACCATGTTCACCATTCGGGCGAACCGAAGCATGTACCCATGGACAAAGGGGAGCATCACGACAATTTCATAGCCGACCCCCACATCTGGCTGTCTCCTCCGCTGGTACGCGTTATGGCTATGAAGATACGCGATACGCTCATTGAAAAGGACCCGGTTCATGAATCATTATACCGCAACAACTACATTAAGTTTGCGGCGGAGATAGACTCGCTTGATACCGAACTGCTGAAACTTTTTTCCGATGCCCCCAGGGGAGCAGGATTCATGGTCTATCACCCCTCATGGGGATATTTTGCCAGAAGCTACGGCCTGCGCCAGATACCTATCGAAATTGAAGGCAAGGAGCCAAGCCCCAAAGAGATGGGAGAACTGATCGAAATTGCAAGGAAGAATTCTGTATCCGCAATCTTCATTCAACCTCAGTTTTCACGCAAAAGCGCAGAGGCCATAGCGTCGTCAATCGGGGCAGCGGTTCTGGTCGCAGACCCGCTGGCCGAAGATTGGGCTGAGAACTTAAGGAACGCCGCGGCGGCATTCCACAAGAATGCCGGATAA
- a CDS encoding ammonium transporter, with the protein MNPADTSFILICAALVMFMTPGLALFYGGMVRSKNVLATIMQSFIMLGLASIVWAIIGYTLSFGPDIGGIIGGMDFFALNGVGMDTLNSPADNLPHLLFMIFQCMFAVITPALITGAFAERMKFGALVIFTTFWVILVYSPMCHWVWGGGWMGSDGALDFAGGAVVHMSSAAAALAGCLVVGKRKGHGREPFIPHNLPMTLLGAGILWVGWFGFNAGSALAANGLAANAFVTTHFAAAAAVLGWLLVETMHAGKPTTLGAASGAVAGLVAITPAAGFVTPMASIVIGLGGGAICYGGVLLKSKFNYDDSLDVVGIHGVGGTFGALATGLFASIGAEGLFYGNPAQLWIQAKSCVATWVYCFVVSWILFKVIDKLYGLRPSEEGEVAGLDLSEHSETGYQI; encoded by the coding sequence ATGAATCCGGCTGATACTTCTTTCATTCTCATATGTGCGGCTCTTGTCATGTTTATGACTCCGGGGCTGGCTCTGTTTTACGGCGGTATGGTGCGCAGCAAAAACGTTCTTGCCACCATAATGCAGAGTTTCATCATGCTCGGGCTTGCTTCCATTGTCTGGGCGATCATAGGCTATACCCTGTCGTTCGGTCCTGATATCGGCGGCATCATCGGGGGGATGGATTTCTTCGCCCTTAACGGTGTGGGCATGGATACGCTCAACAGTCCTGCCGATAATCTTCCTCACCTTCTTTTCATGATTTTCCAGTGCATGTTCGCAGTAATTACTCCGGCGCTTATTACCGGAGCATTTGCGGAACGCATGAAGTTCGGCGCACTGGTTATTTTTACAACTTTCTGGGTGATTCTCGTCTACTCTCCCATGTGCCACTGGGTCTGGGGCGGAGGTTGGATGGGCAGCGACGGTGCGCTCGACTTCGCCGGTGGAGCCGTTGTTCACATGAGTTCCGCAGCCGCGGCGCTGGCCGGTTGCCTTGTAGTAGGTAAACGCAAGGGCCACGGACGCGAACCTTTCATTCCCCACAACCTGCCCATGACCCTGCTTGGAGCCGGTATTCTCTGGGTCGGCTGGTTCGGTTTCAATGCCGGTAGCGCGCTTGCAGCCAACGGTCTTGCCGCCAATGCTTTTGTAACCACCCATTTTGCCGCTGCCGCCGCCGTTCTGGGCTGGCTGCTGGTTGAGACCATGCATGCCGGCAAGCCGACTACTCTCGGTGCTGCCTCCGGTGCTGTTGCCGGGCTGGTTGCCATTACTCCTGCGGCCGGTTTCGTAACCCCCATGGCTTCCATTGTCATCGGACTGGGCGGGGGCGCAATCTGCTACGGCGGAGTGCTGCTCAAGTCCAAATTCAATTACGACGATTCCCTTGATGTTGTGGGTATTCACGGCGTTGGCGGAACCTTCGGGGCTCTTGCAACGGGGCTGTTCGCAAGCATCGGGGCAGAGGGGCTTTTTTACGGAAATCCCGCGCAGCTCTGGATTCAGGCCAAGTCCTGCGTCGCCACCTGGGTATACTGCTTTGTTGTAAGCTGGATACTGTTTAAAGTTATCGATAAGCTTTACGGACTCAGGCCTTCAGAAGAAGGTGAGGTCGCCGGTCTCGACCTTTCCGAACACAGCGAAACCGGATATCAGATTTAG
- a CDS encoding P-II family nitrogen regulator, with the protein MRKIEIIVRPFKVDDVKEAVASLGLKGMTVTEVKGFGRQGGHKEVYRGAEYQVDFLVKTKIEIVVEAERVPEVIEVVSAAARTGKVGDGKIFVIPVEEVVRIRTGETGPEAI; encoded by the coding sequence ATGAGAAAGATTGAAATAATTGTAAGGCCGTTCAAGGTCGATGATGTGAAGGAAGCAGTTGCTTCCCTCGGGCTGAAGGGGATGACGGTAACCGAAGTCAAGGGATTCGGCCGCCAGGGCGGACACAAGGAAGTCTACCGCGGCGCCGAGTATCAGGTTGATTTTCTGGTCAAGACCAAGATTGAAATCGTGGTCGAAGCGGAGCGTGTGCCCGAAGTAATCGAGGTGGTAAGCGCGGCCGCAAGGACCGGAAAAGTCGGTGACGGAAAGATTTTCGTCATCCCTGTTGAAGAAGTCGTGCGTATCCGCACCGGCGAAACCGGACCCGAAGCTATCTAG